The following are encoded in a window of Nakamurella sp. A5-74 genomic DNA:
- a CDS encoding GNAT family N-acetyltransferase, whose protein sequence is MLPPAEVSVRAYQPSDEESWLRCRVLSFLHTQFYDDVKTERTRFEGAALCLVAVLPGTAGGTVVGIIDIELAGVAATIDTIAVHPDHERRGVAGRLLEAALPQLISRGVTSLDAWTREDEPANQWYLGSGFRENFSYLHVHLEHTDGNDTGFRSPAGLGVPIKAFAHATLEHEVALRATFGRVYRCRQYLMTLLDDAAG, encoded by the coding sequence GTGCTTCCACCGGCAGAGGTTTCCGTCCGTGCGTACCAGCCGTCCGACGAGGAGTCGTGGCTGCGCTGCCGGGTGCTGTCGTTCCTGCACACCCAGTTCTACGACGACGTGAAGACCGAGCGCACGCGGTTCGAGGGTGCGGCCCTGTGCTTGGTCGCAGTCCTCCCGGGGACCGCCGGCGGCACGGTGGTCGGCATCATCGACATCGAGCTCGCCGGGGTCGCCGCGACGATCGACACGATCGCGGTCCACCCCGACCACGAACGGCGCGGCGTTGCCGGCCGGTTGCTCGAAGCTGCTCTGCCGCAACTGATCTCGCGTGGTGTCACTTCGCTGGACGCCTGGACCAGGGAGGACGAGCCGGCGAACCAGTGGTATCTCGGCAGCGGATTCCGGGAGAACTTCAGCTACCTGCACGTGCACCTGGAGCACACCGATGGAAACGACACGGGTTTCCGATCACCGGCCGGCCTCGGTGTTCCGATCAAGGCATTCGCACACGCGACACTCGAGCACGAGGTGGCGCTGCGGGCGACGTTCGGCCGGGTGTACCGATGCCGGCAGTACCTGATGACACTCCTGGATGACGCTGCCGGATGA
- a CDS encoding peptide chain release factor 3 gives MTTHAGSDPELQAARRRTFAVISHPDAGKSTLTEALALHARAITSAGAVHGKGDRRGVVSDWMDMEKERGISITSAALQFDYNGTVINLVDTPGHADFSEDTFRVLSAVDSAVMLLDAAKGLEPQTLKLFEVCRQRGLPVITFINKWDRPGLDALALCDQLSERIGLQPMPVTWPVGIAGEFAGVRDCRDSTFVPFRRSVGGADEADPEVLPDSAAEAAHGDDWTTARDESELLAESGGAFELDSYLGGTATPVLFGSAVSNFGTRHLLDLLVDVAPAAGPRDDVDGHPRPLADPFSAFVFKVQTGMDPVHRDQVAFARVCSGVFQRGLIASHGTTGRPFSTKYAAQVFGQQRSTVETAFPGDVVALVNARALHVGDTLYEGRPPVRFPELPKFAPTQFAAVRPADLGRYKQFRKGVEQLDQEGVVQVFTSDARGPVPVFGAVGSLQFEVATHRLEHEFSSPVRLDHLPYSLAQLLVDPEQRNLIRPVGRCEVVQRSDGVDIALFNDEWTVRSIRREHPEVQLEPLMGSGQ, from the coding sequence ATGACGACGCACGCCGGGTCGGACCCGGAACTCCAGGCGGCGCGTCGGCGCACCTTCGCCGTCATCAGTCACCCCGATGCCGGGAAGTCGACGCTCACCGAGGCGCTCGCCCTGCACGCCCGCGCCATCACCAGCGCCGGCGCCGTGCACGGCAAGGGCGACCGGCGCGGCGTGGTGTCGGACTGGATGGACATGGAGAAGGAGCGCGGCATCTCCATCACCTCAGCCGCGCTGCAGTTCGACTACAACGGCACCGTGATCAACCTGGTCGACACCCCCGGTCACGCCGACTTCTCCGAGGACACCTTCCGGGTGCTGAGTGCCGTCGACTCGGCCGTCATGCTGCTGGACGCTGCCAAGGGCCTGGAGCCGCAGACGCTCAAGCTGTTCGAGGTCTGCCGGCAGCGCGGGTTGCCCGTCATCACATTCATCAACAAGTGGGACCGGCCGGGGCTGGACGCATTGGCGCTGTGCGACCAGCTGAGCGAACGGATCGGTCTGCAGCCGATGCCGGTGACCTGGCCGGTCGGCATCGCGGGTGAGTTCGCCGGCGTCCGCGACTGCCGGGACTCGACCTTCGTCCCGTTCCGACGATCGGTCGGCGGGGCTGACGAAGCCGACCCGGAGGTCTTGCCCGACTCCGCAGCGGAGGCCGCGCACGGGGACGACTGGACGACCGCGCGCGACGAGTCCGAGTTGCTCGCCGAGTCCGGCGGTGCGTTCGAGCTGGACAGCTACCTGGGAGGCACGGCGACGCCCGTGCTGTTCGGATCGGCGGTCTCCAACTTCGGTACCCGGCACCTGCTCGATCTGCTGGTCGATGTGGCACCGGCCGCGGGACCCCGCGACGACGTGGACGGGCACCCACGACCGCTGGCAGATCCGTTCTCCGCCTTCGTGTTCAAGGTGCAGACCGGGATGGACCCGGTCCACCGCGACCAGGTCGCGTTCGCCCGGGTCTGCTCCGGGGTGTTCCAGCGCGGCCTGATCGCCTCGCACGGCACCACCGGTCGTCCGTTCTCCACCAAGTACGCTGCTCAGGTGTTCGGGCAGCAACGGTCCACCGTCGAGACCGCCTTCCCCGGTGACGTCGTCGCGCTCGTCAACGCGCGCGCACTGCACGTCGGCGACACCCTGTACGAAGGCCGTCCGCCGGTCCGGTTCCCCGAGCTGCCGAAGTTCGCGCCCACCCAGTTCGCCGCTGTACGACCCGCAGATCTGGGGCGCTACAAGCAGTTCCGCAAGGGCGTCGAACAACTCGACCAGGAAGGGGTGGTGCAGGTCTTCACCTCCGACGCGCGCGGCCCAGTCCCGGTGTTCGGTGCCGTCGGTTCCCTGCAGTTCGAGGTCGCAACGCACCGCCTCGAGCACGAGTTCTCCTCCCCGGTGCGCCTGGATCATCTCCCGTACTCGCTCGCCCAACTGCTGGTGGATCCCGAGCAGCGCAACCTCATCCGGCCGGTCGGCCGCTGTGAGGTGGTGCAGCGCAGCGACGGTGTCGACATCGCGCTGTTCAACGACGAGTGGACGGTGCGTTCCATCCGCCGCGAACATCCCGAGGTCCAGCTCGAACCGTTGATGGGCTCCGGTCAGTGA
- a CDS encoding DUF1304 domain-containing protein, with the protein MYFVAGVLAALAAALHVYIWVLESLLWTAPKTRKTFGTSHDEAVATKEMAYNQGFYNLFLAIVSLAGVIGLVADERGVGAALVFAGCGSMVAAGLVLLLSSRDKARAAITQLTLPLLAVLALLVAIL; encoded by the coding sequence ATGTACTTCGTCGCCGGCGTGCTCGCCGCACTGGCAGCTGCCCTGCACGTCTACATCTGGGTACTCGAGTCGCTGCTGTGGACCGCGCCGAAGACCCGCAAGACGTTCGGGACGTCGCACGACGAGGCGGTCGCCACGAAGGAGATGGCCTACAACCAGGGCTTCTACAACTTGTTCCTGGCGATCGTCAGCCTCGCCGGGGTGATCGGCCTCGTTGCCGATGAGCGTGGGGTCGGCGCCGCGCTCGTGTTCGCAGGCTGCGGCTCGATGGTCGCGGCCGGCTTGGTGCTGCTGCTGTCCTCCCGCGACAAGGCCCGCGCAGCGATCACCCAGTTGACGCTTCCCCTGCTGGCGGTCCTCGCGCTGCTCGTCGCGATCCTCTGA